One Thalassophryne amazonica chromosome 10, fThaAma1.1, whole genome shotgun sequence genomic region harbors:
- the LOC117518107 gene encoding putative nuclease HARBI1, whose protein sequence is MADLALLEDMDAAVRRERVFRDRADLLSESDDWLLSRFASPDMSSWSYAHHWNRVYNVLSTLGFLATGAFQREIADRSGITQSTMSRILPHVLAGIRDLAPRYIRFPYNNAEQAVIKRDFHELAGFPNVIGAIDCTHVRLRPPSVNDYAYVNRKNYHSINVQLICDAHMRLVNVVARWPGSTHDTYIFQHSSVARGLQDGMAHGFLLGDKGYPLLVNLITPLHNPLTAKEQRFNLAHTKTRVVVERCAGLLKGRWMCLRHAGGTLLYTPEKVCRIILACSVLHNIALENHVPYGEGIPNGRIEQDPWPIPPAARAIQLRQELIHRF, encoded by the exons ATGGCAGATCTGGCATTGTTAGAGGACATGGATGCAGCAGTACGCAGGGAAAGAGTCTTCCGCGACAGGGCAGATCTCCTGAGCGAGTCTGATGACTGGCTCCTGAGCCGCTTCGCCTCCCCAGACATGTCCTCCTGGAGCTATGCGCATCATTGGAACCGCGTCTACAAC GTCCTGTCGACCTTAGGTTTCCTGGCAACAGGCGCGTTCCAGCGGGAAATAGCCGACAGGTCTGGGATTACGCAGTCAACCATGAGCCGCATCCTGCCACACGTGTTGGCAGGGATACGGGATCTCGCTCCACGTTACATCAGATTCCCTTACAACAACGCAGAGCAGGCGGTGATAAAGAGGGACTTCCATGAGCTTGCcggctttccaaatgtaataggGGCAATTGACTGCACGCATGTGCGTCTGAGACCACCCTCGGTCAATGATTACGCATATGTGAACAGAAAGAATTATCATTCAATCAATGTGCAGCTCATCTGTGATGCCCATATGCGTCTCGTTAACGTTGTTGCGCGGTGGCCGGGGAGCACCCATGACACATACATATTCCAACACAGCAGCGTGGCAAGAGGACTGCAGGATGGCATGGCGCATGGCTTTCTCCTGG GTGATAAGGGATATCCCTTACTGGTAAATCTCATCACGCCACTGCACAACCCACTCACAGCGAAGGAGCAGCGCTTTAACCTGGCACACACAAAAACCCGTGTGGTTGTGGAGCGCTGTGCAGGCCTGCTGAAGGGCAGGTGGATGTGTCTCAGGCATGCAGGAGGAACACTCCTGTACACACCAGAGAAGGTCTGTCGTATAATTCTGGCCTGCTCGGTGCTGCACAATATtgcattggaaaaccatgtgcctTATGGAGAGGGGATCCCCAATGGCCGCATCGAGCAGGATCCGTGGCCAATTCCTCCTGCAGCTCGGGCCATTCAATTAAGGCAGGAGCTCATCCATCGTTTCTGA